One Stenotrophomonas oahuensis genomic region harbors:
- a CDS encoding protein phosphatase CheZ, producing the protein METLSDKSALVQRLQDALAALESGDEAGWRREIDALGALRTQPMMAGLNRLARELGQALGELPTVPTEAGELDDACARLDHVVAMTEQATHRTLDLAEECRSLTEQLRAEGLNPEQDQQLDRIRHNLTEIALTQSYQDLTGQIIRRVVGIVRRVHEGFGALGLPPPNDDDRKKQDNGLAGPAVNGLDRHAVSQVDADDLLSDLGL; encoded by the coding sequence ATGGAAACCCTCAGCGACAAGTCGGCGCTGGTGCAGCGCCTGCAGGATGCCCTGGCCGCGCTGGAAAGCGGCGACGAAGCCGGCTGGCGTCGGGAAATCGACGCGCTGGGCGCGCTGCGCACCCAGCCGATGATGGCCGGGCTGAACCGGCTGGCACGCGAGCTGGGCCAGGCGCTGGGCGAACTGCCCACCGTGCCCACCGAAGCCGGTGAGCTCGATGACGCCTGCGCACGCCTTGATCATGTGGTGGCGATGACCGAACAGGCCACCCACCGCACTTTGGATCTGGCCGAGGAATGCCGTTCGCTCACCGAGCAGTTGCGTGCCGAAGGCCTGAATCCGGAGCAGGATCAGCAGTTGGACCGCATCCGCCACAACCTGACCGAAATCGCGCTGACCCAGAGCTACCAGGACCTTACCGGCCAGATCATCCGCCGCGTGGTGGGGATCGTGCGCCGCGTGCACGAAGGCTTTGGTGCGCTGGGCCTGCCGCCGCCGAACGACGACGACCGCAAGAAGCAGGACAACGGCCTGGCCGGCCCCGCCGTCAACGGGCTCGACCGCCATGCGGTGTCGCAGGTCGACGCCGATGACCTGCTTTCCGATCTAGGGCTTTAA
- the cheY gene encoding chemotaxis response regulator CheY — protein MNKNMRILIVDDFSTMRRIVKNLLGDLGFTNTAEAEDGHAALALLNSQPFDFVVTDWNMPVMTGIELLKAIRADAKLKTLPVLMVTAEAKREQIIEAAQNGVNGYIIKPFTAVTLSEKLDKIFERLAASA, from the coding sequence TTGAACAAGAACATGCGTATCCTGATCGTCGACGACTTTTCGACCATGCGTCGTATCGTCAAGAACCTGCTGGGCGATCTGGGCTTCACCAATACGGCCGAAGCCGAGGACGGGCATGCCGCATTGGCGCTGCTGAACAGCCAGCCGTTCGATTTCGTGGTCACCGACTGGAACATGCCGGTGATGACCGGCATCGAACTGCTCAAGGCGATCCGCGCCGACGCCAAGCTCAAGACCCTGCCGGTGTTGATGGTGACTGCCGAAGCCAAGCGCGAGCAGATCATCGAAGCGGCCCAGAACGGGGTCAACGGCTACATCATCAAGCCGTTCACCGCGGTCACGCTGTCCGAGAAGCTGGACAAGATCTTCGAACGACTGGCAGCGAGCGCCTGA
- a CDS encoding RNA polymerase sigma factor FliA, translated as MKGAAQYKEVQRAAATECIAQHSDLVRRIAHHLAARLPASVEIDDLIQAGMMGLIEASRSYDADQGASFETYASIRIRGSMIDEIRRGDWVPRSVHRRARDAASAIRKLEQSTGRAASATEVAAAMEMPLNEYLRLMEDAARGQVLSLESRIEDQGELDTVAQGGPTPQQVLERGEFGRELGAAIGLLPEREQLVLSLYYEQELNLKEIGAVLGVSESRVCQIHGQAVLRLRGRLKIFEAADAGLENT; from the coding sequence ATGAAAGGTGCCGCGCAATACAAAGAGGTGCAGCGTGCTGCTGCCACCGAGTGCATTGCCCAGCACTCGGACCTGGTGCGGCGCATCGCCCACCACCTGGCCGCGCGCCTGCCGGCGAGCGTCGAGATCGACGACCTGATCCAGGCCGGCATGATGGGGCTGATTGAAGCGTCGCGCAGCTATGACGCCGACCAGGGTGCCTCGTTTGAAACCTATGCCTCGATCCGCATCCGCGGTTCGATGATCGACGAGATCCGTCGTGGCGACTGGGTGCCGCGCTCCGTGCACCGTCGTGCCCGCGATGCCGCCTCGGCCATCCGCAAGCTGGAGCAGAGCACCGGCCGCGCCGCCAGCGCCACCGAAGTGGCGGCCGCGATGGAGATGCCGCTGAACGAGTACCTGCGCCTGATGGAAGATGCCGCGCGTGGCCAGGTGCTCAGCCTGGAGTCGCGCATCGAGGACCAGGGCGAGCTGGATACCGTGGCCCAGGGCGGCCCGACCCCGCAGCAGGTGCTGGAACGGGGTGAGTTCGGCCGCGAGCTGGGGGCCGCCATCGGCCTGCTGCCCGAACGCGAACAGCTGGTGCTGTCGCTGTACTACGAACAGGAATTGAATCTGAAGGAGATCGGCGCGGTACTCGGCGTAAGCGAGTCGCGCGTCTGCCAGATCCACGGCCAGGCGGTGCTGCGCCTGCGTGGCCGACTGAAGATCTTCGAGGCGGCCGACGCCGGCCTCGAGAACACTTGA
- a CDS encoding MinD/ParA family ATP-binding protein, whose product MPSREYAKLTQNFPLSATRSQPLGPVRTIAVSGGKGGVGKTNVSANLAVALADMGKRTLLLDADLGLANIDVILGLQPKLTLADLVAGRCTLDEVIMEGPGGVLVVPAASGRRHMAELQPAEHVGLVNVFSELERELDFMIVDTAAGITDGVLTFCQAAQDTVVVVCDEPASITDAYALIKVLSRERGVDRIQVVANMARDPNEGRVLYEKLSRVCDKFLADVSLNYLGCVPQDDWLRLSVQRQQPVVKAYPSSPAAQAITEIARRTARWQAPTEPRGGVEFFLERILKQRGVAA is encoded by the coding sequence ATGCCGTCGCGTGAGTACGCCAAGCTGACCCAGAATTTCCCGCTGTCGGCCACCCGCAGCCAGCCGCTGGGCCCGGTCCGCACCATCGCCGTCAGCGGCGGCAAGGGCGGCGTGGGCAAAACGAACGTCTCGGCCAACCTGGCCGTGGCGCTTGCCGACATGGGCAAACGCACCCTGCTGCTCGACGCCGACCTGGGCCTGGCCAACATCGACGTCATCCTGGGCTTACAGCCGAAGCTGACCCTGGCCGACCTGGTCGCCGGGCGCTGCACCCTGGACGAAGTGATCATGGAAGGTCCCGGCGGCGTGCTGGTGGTGCCGGCCGCGTCCGGCCGCCGCCACATGGCGGAGCTGCAGCCGGCCGAACACGTCGGCCTGGTCAACGTGTTCTCCGAACTGGAGCGCGAGCTGGACTTCATGATCGTCGACACCGCCGCAGGCATCACCGATGGCGTGTTGACCTTCTGCCAGGCCGCCCAGGACACCGTGGTGGTGGTCTGTGACGAACCGGCCTCGATCACCGACGCCTACGCGCTGATCAAGGTGCTGTCGCGCGAGCGCGGGGTTGACCGTATCCAGGTCGTGGCCAACATGGCCCGCGATCCGAACGAAGGCCGCGTGCTGTACGAAAAGCTGAGCCGGGTCTGCGACAAGTTCCTGGCGGATGTCTCGCTGAACTATCTGGGCTGCGTGCCGCAGGACGACTGGCTGCGCCTGTCGGTGCAGCGCCAGCAGCCGGTGGTCAAAGCCTACCCGTCCAGCCCGGCCGCGCAGGCCATCACCGAAATCGCCCGACGCACCGCGCGCTGGCAGGCTCCGACCGAACCGCGCGGCGGCGTCGAGTTCTTCCTCGAACGCATCCTCAAACAGCGTGGGGTGGCCGCATGA
- the flhA gene encoding flagellar biosynthesis protein FlhA, with the protein MNARRVLDMIRSGLGAPLIVLALLAMVVVPLAAPVLDALFTFNIAISLMVLLAVVYVKRPLDFTIFPIVLLVTTMLRLALNVASTRVILLNGQNGHDAAGKVIAAFGEFVIGGNYAVGIVVFAILTIINFVVITKGAGRVSEVTARFILDAMPGKQMAIDADLNAGLLTREEAKVRREEVREEADFYGAMDGASKFIRGDAIAGILILFINMLGGLAVGVLQHGMPFGDAAATYTLLSIGDGLVAQLPALLVSSAVAMLVTRASRSQDMSQAMMGQAFGQYRALAITAAILGVVGLVPGMPNVAFLTLAAILGFIAWKIYKKQQATAAADAAPVDPNAPVIGLPGGTPSPTAELTWDELRPVDPLGLEVGYRLIPLVDKANGGELMARIKGVRRKLTHDIGFLIPSVHIRDNLELGATTYRLLIHGVPVATAEIHPDRELALDPGSALGALEGIAGKDPAFGLDATWIQPHQRAHAESMGYTVVDPATVVATHMSHLIREHAPELLGFEEAQQLLANLAKSAPKLVEDLTPKALPLSVVVRVLQNLLIERIPIRQLRKIAESLVEHAPLSQDPGVLTAAVRNALGRFIVQEIAGMSPELPVFTLNPQLERVLQESTQGNGAALEPGLAERLHQSLAECVGKQEAKNEPAVVLVPAPVRAALARLVRHSVPSLSVLAYSEVPEDKRLKLVGTIS; encoded by the coding sequence ATGAACGCCCGCCGGGTCCTGGACATGATCCGCAGCGGCCTGGGAGCTCCGCTGATCGTGCTGGCCCTGCTGGCGATGGTGGTGGTGCCGCTGGCCGCGCCGGTCCTGGATGCCCTGTTCACCTTCAACATCGCCATCTCGCTGATGGTGCTGCTGGCCGTGGTGTACGTGAAGCGCCCGCTGGACTTCACCATCTTCCCGATCGTGCTGCTGGTCACCACCATGCTGCGGCTGGCCCTGAACGTGGCCTCCACCCGCGTGATCCTGCTGAACGGCCAGAACGGCCATGACGCCGCCGGCAAGGTGATCGCCGCCTTCGGCGAGTTCGTGATCGGCGGCAACTACGCGGTCGGCATCGTGGTGTTCGCGATCCTGACCATCATCAACTTCGTGGTCATCACCAAGGGTGCCGGACGCGTGTCGGAAGTGACCGCCCGTTTCATCCTGGACGCCATGCCCGGCAAGCAGATGGCGATCGACGCCGACCTCAACGCCGGTTTGCTGACGCGTGAAGAAGCCAAGGTTCGCCGCGAAGAAGTCCGTGAGGAAGCCGACTTCTACGGCGCGATGGACGGTGCCAGCAAGTTCATCCGTGGTGATGCGATCGCCGGCATCCTGATCCTGTTCATCAACATGCTGGGCGGCCTGGCCGTCGGCGTGCTCCAGCATGGCATGCCGTTTGGCGATGCCGCCGCCACCTACACCCTGCTGTCCATTGGTGACGGTCTGGTGGCGCAGCTGCCGGCGCTGCTGGTGTCTTCGGCGGTGGCCATGCTGGTGACCCGCGCCTCGCGCTCGCAGGACATGAGCCAGGCCATGATGGGCCAGGCCTTCGGTCAGTACCGGGCACTGGCGATCACCGCCGCCATCCTCGGCGTGGTCGGCCTGGTGCCCGGCATGCCCAACGTCGCCTTCTTGACGCTGGCCGCCATCCTCGGCTTCATCGCCTGGAAGATCTACAAGAAGCAGCAGGCAACTGCCGCGGCCGACGCGGCCCCGGTGGATCCGAACGCCCCGGTGATCGGCCTGCCCGGCGGCACCCCCTCGCCCACCGCCGAGCTCACCTGGGACGAACTGCGCCCGGTCGATCCGCTCGGGCTGGAGGTCGGCTACCGGCTGATCCCCCTGGTCGACAAGGCCAACGGCGGCGAGCTGATGGCGCGGATCAAGGGCGTGCGCCGCAAGCTCACCCACGACATCGGCTTCCTGATTCCCTCGGTGCATATCCGCGACAACCTGGAACTGGGGGCCACCACCTATCGTCTGCTGATCCACGGCGTGCCGGTGGCCACCGCGGAGATCCATCCGGACCGCGAACTGGCGCTGGACCCGGGCAGCGCGCTCGGCGCCCTCGAGGGCATTGCCGGCAAAGACCCGGCGTTCGGCCTGGATGCCACCTGGATCCAGCCCCACCAGCGCGCCCACGCCGAATCGATGGGCTACACCGTGGTCGACCCGGCCACCGTGGTCGCTACCCATATGTCGCACCTGATCCGCGAGCATGCGCCGGAACTGCTCGGCTTCGAAGAAGCCCAGCAGTTGCTGGCCAACCTGGCCAAGAGCGCGCCGAAGCTGGTCGAAGACCTCACCCCCAAGGCGCTGCCGCTGTCGGTGGTGGTGCGGGTGCTGCAGAACCTGCTGATCGAGCGCATTCCGATCCGCCAGCTGCGCAAGATCGCCGAATCGCTGGTCGAGCACGCCCCGCTGAGCCAGGACCCGGGCGTACTGACCGCCGCGGTGCGCAATGCGCTGGGCCGTTTCATCGTTCAGGAGATCGCCGGAATGTCGCCGGAGCTGCCGGTGTTCACCCTCAACCCACAATTGGAACGGGTCTTGCAGGAGTCCACTCAGGGGAATGGCGCCGCGCTGGAACCCGGACTCGCCGAGCGACTGCATCAAAGCCTCGCCGAATGTGTCGGCAAGCAGGAAGCGAAGAACGAGCCCGCCGTGGTGCTGGTCCCCGCCCCCGTACGTGCCGCGCTGGCACGCCTGGTCCGCCACAGCGTTCCGTCGCTGTCGGTCCTGGCCTACAGCGAGGTACCCGAGGACAAGCGGTTGAAGCTGGTCGGCACGATCAGCTGA
- the flhB gene encoding flagellar biosynthesis protein FlhB, whose protein sequence is MSDEEQAGEKTEQPTEKRLRDAREEGNTPRSRELGTAAVFGAAVATLMAFSGTMATNSREWMKAALSPEPGLRLHPQALFGHFGELLLQLLVAMWPLVLICLLASLLSPLVMDGLRWSNKSLMPQFNRLSPMAGMKRLYGPEAIAEFIKSLLRVAFVGVAAGLVVWHGIRGLRDLVHQPLEAAIVNGLGFTLKLMLATGGAMVLLAAIDAPYQRWNWMRKLKMTREELRREMKESEGSPEMKGRIRQMQHQMANRQMMEAVPTADVVVVNPTHYAVALKYDGGKMGAPTVVALGVDETALRIREVADGNKVPLVSAPPLARALYREGKLGKEIPVRLYSAVAQVLSYVYQLRAWRGGPMPAAPRIDVDEFGKGGRP, encoded by the coding sequence ATGTCCGACGAAGAACAAGCCGGCGAAAAAACCGAACAACCTACCGAAAAACGCCTGCGCGACGCCCGTGAAGAGGGCAATACCCCGCGCTCGCGCGAGCTCGGCACCGCCGCCGTGTTCGGCGCTGCGGTCGCTACGTTGATGGCGTTTTCCGGCACGATGGCGACCAACTCGCGCGAGTGGATGAAGGCCGCGCTGAGCCCGGAGCCGGGCCTGCGCCTGCATCCGCAGGCCCTGTTCGGCCACTTCGGCGAGCTGCTGCTGCAGCTGCTGGTGGCAATGTGGCCGCTGGTGCTGATCTGCCTGCTGGCCAGCCTGCTCTCGCCCCTGGTCATGGACGGCCTGCGCTGGTCCAACAAGTCGCTGATGCCGCAGTTCAACCGGCTCAGCCCGATGGCCGGCATGAAGCGCCTGTACGGGCCCGAGGCCATCGCCGAGTTCATCAAGTCGCTGCTGCGCGTGGCCTTCGTCGGCGTTGCCGCCGGGCTGGTGGTGTGGCACGGCATCCGCGGCCTGCGCGACCTGGTCCACCAGCCGCTGGAAGCCGCCATCGTCAACGGCCTGGGCTTCACCCTCAAGCTGATGCTGGCTACCGGCGGCGCTATGGTGCTGCTGGCGGCCATCGATGCGCCGTACCAGCGCTGGAACTGGATGCGCAAGCTGAAGATGACCCGTGAAGAGCTGCGCCGGGAAATGAAGGAAAGCGAAGGCAGCCCGGAAATGAAGGGCCGCATCCGCCAGATGCAGCACCAGATGGCCAACCGCCAGATGATGGAAGCCGTCCCCACCGCCGACGTGGTGGTGGTCAACCCCACCCATTACGCGGTGGCCCTGAAGTACGACGGCGGCAAGATGGGGGCTCCCACCGTGGTCGCCCTGGGCGTGGACGAAACCGCGCTGCGCATCCGTGAAGTGGCCGACGGCAACAAGGTGCCGCTGGTCTCTGCCCCGCCTTTGGCACGCGCCTTGTATCGGGAAGGGAAACTCGGCAAGGAAATCCCCGTGAGACTGTATTCGGCCGTGGCCCAGGTCCTCTCCTACGTCTACCAGCTGCGCGCCTGGCGCGGCGGCCCGATGCCGGCTGCGCCGCGTATCGATGTGGATGAATTCGGCAAGGGAGGCCGCCCATGA
- a CDS encoding putative bifunctional diguanylate cyclase/phosphodiesterase translates to MLVGNYTSWLVVVSLLVAILASFTALVMANRITTATTPKQGQLWLLGGGCAMGLGIWSMHFIGMLAFRLPIPLGYDAIWTTVSLLAAIASSIYALWLVSRPTLPHERLAFGALLMGAGIASMHYLGMAAMRMQPGIDYHLGWVLLSLVIAVAASWVALFIAFRLRHHDNRLRHRVPPAILLGLAIVGMHYTGMAAARFPANSICGAAAGAGLHSQWLATLVMILSIAILGVVLLVSWLDQRMQAQLLRLRNQDLRSSLNDAHAELSQAALHDPLTRLPNRRLLQQHIESALIEAEQRGSRFAVMFMDLDGFKQVNDAYGHQTGDALLVAVAERTSQLLRANDVLARLGGDEFVMVVNIEGDEDVAALASRIINAIGSSRLVPSHELQVTASIGIAICPDHAATERHLMGYADSAMYQAKEAGRNGFAVFAEWMNDSAEQQFRLLADLRSAIGTDQLFLHYQPKLSVARHTVAGAEALIRWKHPEQGLIPPDRFIRLAERSGIINEIGRWALNEACRQLRQWHDAGHDNWTMSVNLSPIQFSAPQLLNEVRDVLARHRIEPRRLILEITESTVMRDTETSLRLLQALARLGVGISIDDFGTGYSSLLYLKRLPASEIKIDHAFVRELENSSEDVVIVSAIVALGHALDMDIVAEGVETAGQRAYLERLGCDYLQGYLLGHPVDPVRFKQLHDLPRPRIEVAAGWKEPEGGDFLN, encoded by the coding sequence ATGCTCGTCGGCAACTACACGTCGTGGTTGGTCGTCGTATCACTACTGGTAGCCATACTGGCTTCCTTCACCGCGCTGGTGATGGCCAATCGCATCACCACGGCGACAACGCCAAAGCAGGGACAGCTGTGGCTGCTGGGCGGTGGCTGCGCGATGGGCCTGGGCATCTGGTCCATGCACTTCATCGGCATGCTGGCGTTCCGCCTGCCCATTCCCCTCGGCTACGACGCGATCTGGACCACGGTTTCGCTGCTGGCCGCGATTGCCTCGTCGATCTATGCGTTGTGGCTGGTCTCGCGCCCAACGCTTCCACACGAACGCCTGGCCTTCGGCGCACTGTTGATGGGGGCCGGCATCGCCAGCATGCATTACCTTGGCATGGCCGCCATGCGCATGCAGCCGGGCATCGACTATCACCTTGGCTGGGTGCTGCTGTCGCTGGTGATCGCCGTGGCCGCGTCATGGGTAGCGCTGTTCATCGCGTTTCGGCTTCGTCATCACGATAATCGCCTGCGCCATCGGGTCCCGCCTGCCATTCTGCTCGGGCTGGCCATCGTCGGCATGCACTACACCGGCATGGCGGCTGCCCGCTTCCCCGCCAACAGCATCTGCGGTGCCGCCGCGGGCGCGGGCCTGCACTCGCAGTGGCTGGCCACCCTGGTGATGATTCTGTCCATCGCCATTCTCGGCGTCGTGCTGCTGGTGTCCTGGCTCGACCAGCGCATGCAGGCGCAGTTGCTGCGATTGCGCAACCAGGACCTGCGCAGCTCACTCAACGACGCCCACGCGGAACTCAGCCAGGCGGCGCTGCACGACCCCCTGACCCGCCTGCCCAATCGCCGACTGCTGCAGCAGCACATCGAAAGCGCGCTGATCGAAGCGGAGCAGCGCGGCAGCCGTTTCGCGGTGATGTTCATGGACCTGGACGGCTTCAAGCAGGTCAATGATGCCTACGGCCACCAGACCGGCGACGCCCTGCTGGTCGCGGTCGCCGAACGCACCAGCCAGCTGCTGCGCGCCAACGACGTGCTGGCGCGCCTGGGCGGCGACGAGTTTGTGATGGTGGTGAACATTGAAGGCGATGAAGACGTGGCGGCACTGGCCAGTCGCATCATCAATGCGATCGGCAGCAGCCGGCTGGTGCCCAGCCACGAACTGCAGGTGACCGCCAGCATCGGCATTGCCATCTGCCCGGACCACGCCGCGACCGAGCGTCACCTGATGGGCTACGCGGATTCGGCCATGTACCAGGCCAAGGAAGCCGGACGCAACGGTTTTGCGGTGTTTGCCGAATGGATGAACGACAGCGCGGAACAGCAGTTCCGGCTGCTGGCCGACCTGCGCAGCGCGATCGGCACTGACCAGCTGTTCCTGCACTACCAGCCCAAGCTCAGCGTCGCCCGGCATACCGTGGCCGGTGCCGAGGCTCTGATCCGCTGGAAGCATCCCGAGCAGGGCCTGATTCCGCCGGACCGCTTCATCCGGCTGGCTGAACGCAGCGGCATCATCAACGAAATCGGGCGCTGGGCGCTCAATGAAGCCTGCCGTCAGCTGCGCCAATGGCATGACGCCGGACACGACAACTGGACCATGTCGGTCAACCTGTCGCCCATCCAGTTCAGTGCGCCGCAGTTGCTCAACGAGGTGCGCGATGTGTTGGCGCGGCACCGCATCGAGCCACGCCGGTTGATTCTGGAGATCACCGAAAGCACGGTCATGCGCGACACCGAAACCAGCCTGCGCCTGCTGCAGGCCCTGGCCCGGCTCGGGGTGGGCATTTCCATCGACGACTTCGGCACCGGCTATTCCAGCCTGCTCTATCTGAAGCGTTTGCCGGCGTCGGAGATCAAGATCGACCATGCCTTCGTGCGCGAACTGGAAAACAGTTCCGAGGACGTGGTGATTGTCTCGGCGATTGTCGCGCTGGGCCATGCGCTGGACATGGATATCGTCGCCGAAGGCGTGGAGACGGCCGGGCAGCGCGCGTACCTGGAACGACTGGGGTGCGATTATCTGCAGGGCTATCTGCTGGGGCATCCGGTCGACCCGGTGCGATTCAAACAGTTGCATGACCTGCCCCGGCCGCGGATCGAGGTCGCCGCCGGGTGGAAGGAACCGGAAGGCGGCGATTTTCTGAATTGA
- the fliR gene encoding flagellar biosynthetic protein FliR, whose product MDSATQMAADGLQAFGMIGTILWTMLRIGAMIMAMPLVGTRAVPARVRVMLAGALAIALSPLLPPVPEWTGFDAATVLSIARELAIGISIGFLLRMVFEAGALAGELVAQGTGLAFAQMSDPMRGGSSGVIGQWFYLLFGLLFFTANGHLALISLLMDSYKAVPIGTSLPNMDAFLSVAPNFLLQVLRGALSLALPVVVAMLAINLAFGVLAKAAPALNPIQLGLPVSLLLGLFLLTVLAGEMGPPVQRLFDATFQAADSVTH is encoded by the coding sequence ATGGATTCCGCCACCCAGATGGCCGCCGACGGCCTGCAGGCCTTCGGCATGATCGGCACCATCCTGTGGACCATGCTGCGTATCGGCGCAATGATCATGGCCATGCCGCTGGTGGGCACCCGCGCGGTGCCAGCGCGCGTGCGGGTCATGCTGGCCGGCGCATTGGCCATCGCGCTGTCGCCGCTGCTGCCGCCGGTGCCGGAGTGGACCGGATTCGATGCCGCCACCGTGCTCAGCATCGCCCGCGAGCTGGCCATTGGCATTTCCATCGGGTTTCTGCTGCGCATGGTGTTCGAAGCCGGTGCGCTGGCCGGCGAACTAGTCGCACAGGGCACCGGCCTGGCCTTTGCGCAGATGAGTGATCCAATGCGCGGTGGCAGCTCCGGCGTCATCGGGCAATGGTTCTACCTGCTGTTCGGCCTGCTGTTCTTCACCGCCAACGGGCATCTGGCTTTGATCTCGCTGTTGATGGACAGCTACAAAGCGGTGCCCATCGGCACATCCCTGCCCAACATGGACGCATTCCTCAGCGTCGCCCCCAATTTTCTGCTGCAGGTGCTGCGCGGTGCACTCAGCCTGGCGTTGCCGGTGGTCGTGGCCATGCTGGCGATCAATCTGGCTTTTGGCGTGCTGGCCAAAGCCGCCCCTGCGCTCAATCCGATCCAGCTCGGCCTGCCGGTATCGCTGCTGCTTGGTCTGTTCCTGCTGACGGTGCTGGCCGGTGAAATGGGGCCACCCGTACAGCGCCTGTTTGATGCCACTTTCCAGGCCGCAGACAGCGTCACGCACTGA
- a CDS encoding flagellar biosynthetic protein FliQ codes for MTPELALTELRGGLITVLWVAGPLLLTVLIVGVVVGVVQAATQLNEPTIAFVAKAAALTAVLFALGSLLIGHLVEYTALLFQRIPHLIG; via the coding sequence ATGACCCCCGAACTTGCCCTTACTGAACTGCGCGGTGGCCTGATCACCGTGCTGTGGGTGGCCGGCCCGCTGCTGCTCACCGTGCTGATTGTGGGTGTGGTGGTCGGCGTGGTGCAGGCCGCGACCCAGCTCAATGAGCCCACCATTGCCTTCGTCGCCAAGGCCGCTGCATTGACAGCGGTGCTGTTTGCGCTGGGCAGCCTGCTCATCGGTCACCTGGTGGAGTACACCGCGTTGCTGTTCCAGCGCATACCACATCTGATTGGATAG
- the fliP gene encoding flagellar type III secretion system pore protein FliP (The bacterial flagellar biogenesis protein FliP forms a type III secretion system (T3SS)-type pore required for flagellar assembly.), with protein MRGPRVSWTRYLPLLFVLLLCALPALALAAPGAPAVPALPDVNVGKIGGQNVSLPLQTLLLMTAITLIPSMLLVLTAFTRIIIVLGLLRQALGTGQTPSNQVLLGLALFLTAMVMLPVWQKAWGTGMAPYLNGEIDFQTAWNLTTQPLRAFMLAQIRETDLMTFAGMAGHGTYASPDAIPFPILVASFVTSELKTAFEIGFLIFIPFVIIDLVVASVLMSMGMMMLSPMLVSAPFKILLFVLVDGWVLVVGTLAASFNAV; from the coding sequence ATGCGTGGCCCCCGAGTGTCCTGGACCCGTTACCTGCCGTTGCTGTTCGTGCTGTTGCTGTGCGCCCTTCCCGCGCTGGCCCTGGCCGCCCCCGGTGCGCCGGCGGTGCCCGCGCTGCCTGACGTGAATGTCGGCAAGATCGGCGGCCAGAACGTCAGCCTGCCGTTGCAGACCCTGCTGCTGATGACGGCGATCACGCTGATTCCGTCGATGCTGCTGGTGCTGACCGCATTCACCCGCATCATCATCGTGCTCGGCCTGCTGCGCCAGGCCCTGGGTACCGGCCAGACCCCGTCGAACCAGGTGTTGCTGGGCCTGGCCCTGTTCCTGACCGCCATGGTGATGCTGCCGGTGTGGCAGAAGGCATGGGGAACCGGCATGGCTCCGTACCTCAATGGCGAGATCGACTTCCAGACCGCCTGGAACCTGACCACCCAGCCGCTGCGTGCCTTCATGCTGGCGCAGATCCGCGAGACCGATCTGATGACCTTCGCCGGCATGGCCGGGCACGGCACCTACGCCAGCCCGGATGCCATTCCGTTCCCGATCCTGGTCGCCTCGTTCGTCACCAGCGAACTGAAAACCGCCTTCGAGATCGGATTCCTGATCTTCATTCCGTTCGTCATCATCGACCTGGTCGTGGCCAGCGTGCTGATGTCGATGGGCATGATGATGCTGTCGCCGATGCTGGTCTCTGCGCCCTTCAAGATCCTGCTGTTCGTGCTGGTCGACGGCTGGGTGCTGGTGGTCGGCACGCTGGCCGCCAGCTTCAACGCGGTTTGA
- the fliO gene encoding flagellar biosynthetic protein FliO, with protein sequence MITVALIAAGTPAVKVGQHAAAAPSMFGAILALLAVLALIVGLGWVLKRMPGSGFKPADGLRMVASLNVGAKERIVVVEVNGQQLLLGVTAGGINTLHQLAEPLPTPEPARLPDLKNLPNFAQLLQQRLRKEK encoded by the coding sequence TTGATCACCGTGGCACTCATCGCCGCCGGCACGCCGGCGGTCAAGGTCGGCCAGCATGCCGCCGCTGCGCCCAGCATGTTCGGGGCCATCCTCGCCCTGCTGGCCGTGCTGGCGCTGATTGTCGGCCTGGGCTGGGTGCTCAAGCGCATGCCCGGCAGCGGCTTCAAGCCCGCCGACGGCCTGCGCATGGTCGCCAGCCTCAACGTGGGTGCCAAGGAACGCATCGTGGTGGTCGAGGTCAACGGCCAGCAGCTGCTGCTCGGCGTGACCGCCGGCGGTATCAACACGCTGCACCAGCTCGCCGAACCGCTGCCCACTCCCGAACCGGCACGCCTGCCGGACCTGAAGAACCTGCCGAATTTCGCCCAGCTGCTGCAGCAGCGGCTGCGCAAGGAAAAATGA